A region from the Simiduia sp. 21SJ11W-1 genome encodes:
- the gpmI gene encoding 2,3-bisphosphoglycerate-independent phosphoglycerate mutase codes for MSAKKPLVLLILDGFGYSERSEHNAIRAANTPTWDRLWAEQPKTLIATSGMAVGLPEGQMGNSEVGHMTLGAGRVVYQNYTRINKAISEGDFFENPVYCAAIDKAVSAGKAVHVMGLLSPGGVHSHEDHLLAMLELAAKRGAKEIYLHAMLDGRDTAPRSAEASLAKAQAKFEALGVGRVASIIGRFYALDRDNRWDRVQAAYDLMTTGAAEYDADDAISGLQAAYARDENDEFVKATVIVAEGQEVATVNDGDALIFMNFRPDRAREITRAFVEPEFDGFERELVPALAEFVMTTEYAADINAPIAFPPESMENSMGDYLAKLGKTQLRIAETEKYAHVTFFFSGGQEDLYPGEERILVPSPQVATYDLAPAMSAAEVTDKLVAAIESQRFDTIICNYANCDQVGHSGVFDAAVQAVETVDGALAQVLAAVARVGGEALITADHGNVEEMFDDATGQVSTQHTTLPVPFVYVGERSLSLADGGSLADVAPTMLALMDLQQPAEMTGRNLVNFT; via the coding sequence ATGTCTGCCAAAAAGCCCCTGGTACTGCTTATTCTCGACGGCTTCGGATACTCCGAGCGCTCCGAACACAATGCCATTCGCGCGGCCAACACCCCCACCTGGGACAGGCTGTGGGCGGAACAACCAAAAACCCTGATTGCAACCTCAGGCATGGCCGTGGGCCTGCCAGAGGGCCAGATGGGTAACAGCGAAGTGGGCCACATGACCCTTGGCGCCGGGCGCGTGGTGTACCAAAACTACACCCGCATTAACAAAGCCATTAGCGAGGGCGACTTTTTCGAAAACCCCGTCTACTGCGCCGCCATTGATAAAGCCGTGAGCGCCGGCAAAGCGGTGCATGTGATGGGGCTGTTATCGCCCGGCGGCGTGCACAGCCATGAGGATCACCTGCTGGCCATGCTGGAGCTTGCCGCCAAGCGCGGTGCCAAGGAAATTTACCTGCACGCCATGCTCGACGGCCGCGATACCGCCCCGCGCAGCGCCGAGGCCTCGCTGGCAAAAGCCCAGGCCAAGTTCGAGGCGCTGGGCGTGGGCCGTGTGGCCAGCATTATCGGCCGGTTTTACGCGCTCGATCGCGACAACCGCTGGGATCGCGTACAAGCGGCCTACGACCTGATGACCACGGGCGCTGCAGAATACGACGCCGACGACGCCATCAGCGGCCTGCAGGCGGCCTACGCGCGCGATGAAAACGACGAATTTGTAAAAGCCACGGTGATTGTGGCCGAGGGCCAGGAAGTCGCCACGGTTAACGATGGCGACGCGCTGATTTTCATGAACTTCCGCCCCGACCGCGCCCGCGAAATTACCCGCGCCTTTGTTGAGCCAGAGTTCGACGGCTTTGAGCGCGAGCTGGTGCCGGCGTTGGCCGAGTTCGTGATGACCACCGAGTACGCCGCCGACATCAACGCGCCCATCGCCTTCCCGCCGGAATCCATGGAAAACTCCATGGGCGACTATTTGGCCAAGCTCGGCAAAACCCAGCTGCGCATTGCCGAAACCGAAAAATACGCCCATGTGACCTTTTTCTTCAGCGGCGGCCAGGAAGATCTGTACCCGGGTGAAGAGCGCATTCTGGTGCCCTCGCCACAGGTAGCCACCTACGATCTGGCCCCCGCCATGAGTGCGGCAGAGGTAACCGATAAGCTCGTAGCAGCCATCGAATCCCAGCGGTTCGACACCATCATCTGCAACTACGCCAACTGCGATCAGGTGGGCCACTCGGGCGTATTTGATGCCGCTGTGCAAGCGGTTGAAACCGTAGATGGCGCCTTGGCCCAAGTGCTGGCGGCGGTTGCGCGCGTAGGCGGCGAGGCCCTGATTACCGCCGACCACGGCAACGTTGAGGAAATGTTCGACGACGCCACAGGCCAGGTAAGCACCCAGCACACCACCCTGCCAGTGCCCTTTGTGTATGTGGGCGAGCGCAGCCTCAGCCTTGCCGACGGCGGCTCACTGGCCGATGTGGCACCCACTATGCTCGCGCTGATGGATTTGCAACAGCCCGCCGAGATGACCGGCCGGAACCTGGTCAACTTTACGTAG
- the secB gene encoding protein-export chaperone SecB produces the protein MTEENTQGAAAAQEEANPQGQQFALQRVYLKDMSFEAPMGVKAFMKEWKPQVDQELNTKVAKVDETNYEVTLTLTVTVKLGEETAFLVEVQQGGLFHVSGLPEQAMPQIFNTACPQILFPYAREAIDNVVVKGSFPALMLPPVNFDALFAQAVQQAKAQQQAQGAAEAPAEQ, from the coding sequence ATGACTGAAGAAAACACCCAAGGCGCCGCAGCGGCCCAAGAAGAAGCCAACCCACAGGGTCAGCAATTTGCACTGCAGCGCGTTTACCTGAAAGACATGTCTTTCGAAGCACCCATGGGCGTAAAAGCCTTCATGAAAGAGTGGAAGCCCCAGGTAGATCAAGAGCTCAACACCAAAGTTGCCAAGGTTGATGAAACCAATTACGAAGTGACCCTAACGCTCACCGTTACCGTAAAACTCGGTGAAGAAACGGCGTTCTTGGTGGAAGTGCAGCAGGGTGGCCTGTTTCACGTGAGCGGTTTGCCTGAGCAGGCCATGCCACAAATTTTTAACACTGCCTGCCCGCAGATCCTGTTCCCCTATGCGCGTGAAGCCATTGACAACGTGGTTGTGAAAGGCAGCTTCCCGGCCTTGATGTTACCGCCAGTGAACTTTGATGCATTGTTCGCCCAGGCCGTGCAGCAGGCCAAAGCGCAGCAACAAGCGCAAGGCGCAGCCGAGGCCCCCGCCGAGCAGTAA
- a CDS encoding rhodanese-like domain-containing protein has translation MIFLTEQWMLVSLLILLIYVYFWREGQKAGATLSIHQMTTLVNKGDAVLVDIRDAADYKAGHIVDAINIPHNKLEKQLDELGKYAGKTLVLVDKLGQHTGHAGRLLRAKGLEVARLSGGMAEWQGQNLPLVKK, from the coding sequence ATCATCTTTCTTACCGAGCAGTGGATGTTGGTATCGCTGCTGATATTGCTGATATACGTCTATTTCTGGCGTGAAGGCCAAAAGGCTGGCGCCACCTTGTCTATTCACCAAATGACCACCCTGGTTAACAAGGGCGATGCGGTGCTGGTAGACATTCGCGATGCTGCCGATTACAAAGCCGGCCACATAGTGGATGCCATCAATATTCCCCACAACAAGCTGGAAAAGCAGCTCGATGAACTGGGCAAGTACGCAGGCAAAACCCTGGTATTGGTGGATAAACTGGGCCAGCACACGGGCCACGCCGGCCGCTTGCTGCGCGCCAAAGGCCTTGAGGTTGCACGCCTTAGCGGCGGCATGGCCGAGTGGCAGGGCCAGAACCTGCCGCTGGTGAAGAAGTAG
- a CDS encoding translocation/assembly module TamB domain-containing protein, giving the protein MRLLKRIAFYSSGAISVLAAVLFVALGWLAFTEAGARWALMRALPLAPVSVQFYELQGTLWRGLRVRQLSVAADDHSLGFERAEVGELSFRWQPLALMSGRLVFDRVHLRDLQLQLAENTAAPEAEPALPQFFVPLAIDVRHLSTRNLNIQQAGQSHSLPDARLRVMVQGDQLLVSRLQLEYEGVPYALSLRAHFGSTFKLVADISSHGIQASGSCYQAAPWACEARVNWAGFSHPLTGEFASPKGELALNLQGELLTIEGAADFAWAFAPAPIDTQLLLAGQLNLKSQNLEVTRFNGEFSGGQVQATGALQFAQGFAMQIQVGAQKLSLAQWLPEALAESQAQLRSTLDLKVHNDEVDLRWAISELQLDLGARPITGSTEFYVNGQGLGFDKVALSGTSGSLTGSAYFGFDERVRLDARLQADALERLVPELSGQLDLTAKASGTAKAPVFSLQAQGTELAIAGWRARDLSLATQLQTQATDAPGWSDQLRALEIATFDARVQGLHDGTRELGELALQLSGTAARHQINMTGQWLPDHIRLEALSVNGRVELPAKATNTGELLSGLRWQPLLAKLEVSDLWLREPWRLVNPSRGDVSASALQWQALCLARGQAEVCWDELRMENWKSLSAHGRVAGIYLDRERSLFSEFYDTVPLGWQLRGEAVADWQVTLGELASARPQVALDVALALKGAGMRYQEDGETTLDLPVQSLRVRATGNQGLLDITGAARLAEDEPINLSGQLADWLTENRALTGRIAGQLHQLTYLQPFMPSVQALSGRAEMDLSLELLPGREEPVYDGRLLIADVGMLVPASGTNLKDWRLLMEAVKGDLQVSGGGLVGEGRATVNGMIRADRASAKGAFTARLAIEGEGLTLTDLPDARLQASPDLVLTGNGQRWHLAGDVQVDDSLVVLRDLPEAASDVSQDAKVYGLQEPQAPRNLVVFTSDVALRLGDDVRFEGFGLTTRVDGNLRFTRDEHRLDQLHGVLGLPEGRFRSYGQKLDIKNGRIIFSGAPDNPALDVRAARKINDVEAGIWLTGTAKYPKTELYSTPPMSEADILAYMVSGKPISESGQGEVSDMQSAALGLGLKQALPLLQRIGGQFGFSDVSIEESSSGGSSIAAGRRLSDRLYIKYVYGLVGAAGNFVVQYQLSDQVTLETSSGDTQAIDITYKWSSTPPTPAESSAQLREED; this is encoded by the coding sequence ATGCGGTTATTAAAGCGCATTGCCTTTTATTCAAGCGGCGCTATTTCGGTGTTGGCGGCGGTGCTGTTTGTGGCGCTGGGTTGGCTTGCCTTCACCGAGGCCGGTGCGCGCTGGGCGCTTATGCGTGCACTGCCATTGGCACCGGTATCTGTGCAGTTTTACGAGCTGCAAGGCACCTTGTGGCGGGGTTTGCGGGTACGTCAGTTAAGTGTGGCGGCCGATGACCACAGCCTGGGTTTTGAGCGCGCAGAAGTTGGCGAGTTGTCGTTTCGCTGGCAGCCCTTGGCGTTGATGTCGGGCCGGTTGGTGTTTGATCGCGTGCACCTGCGCGATCTGCAACTGCAGCTGGCTGAAAACACGGCCGCGCCTGAAGCCGAGCCTGCGTTGCCGCAATTTTTTGTGCCGCTGGCCATCGATGTGCGCCACCTGTCCACCCGAAATCTGAACATCCAGCAGGCCGGCCAAAGCCATAGCCTGCCGGATGCACGCCTGCGCGTAATGGTGCAAGGCGATCAGCTGTTGGTGTCGCGGCTGCAACTGGAATATGAAGGCGTGCCCTACGCGCTGTCGCTGCGCGCGCACTTTGGCAGCACATTTAAACTTGTGGCCGACATCAGCTCCCACGGTATTCAGGCAAGCGGCAGTTGCTACCAGGCTGCACCCTGGGCCTGTGAGGCGCGCGTCAATTGGGCTGGCTTTTCGCACCCGCTTACCGGTGAATTTGCATCACCCAAGGGTGAGCTTGCGCTCAATTTGCAAGGCGAACTGCTCACAATAGAAGGCGCGGCCGATTTTGCCTGGGCCTTTGCGCCTGCGCCAATTGATACGCAGTTATTGTTGGCAGGCCAGTTAAATCTAAAATCGCAAAACCTTGAGGTTACGCGCTTTAATGGAGAATTTTCAGGCGGCCAGGTGCAAGCCACAGGCGCGCTGCAATTCGCCCAAGGCTTTGCCATGCAAATCCAGGTGGGTGCCCAGAAACTTTCACTGGCGCAATGGTTGCCCGAGGCACTGGCGGAGTCTCAGGCGCAGTTGCGCTCCACTTTGGACTTGAAGGTTCACAATGATGAGGTGGATTTGCGCTGGGCAATCAGCGAGCTGCAACTTGACCTGGGTGCGCGCCCCATTACCGGTAGCACAGAATTTTATGTAAACGGGCAAGGCCTGGGGTTCGACAAGGTCGCACTCAGCGGTACAAGCGGCAGTTTGACGGGCAGTGCCTATTTCGGTTTTGACGAGCGCGTGCGACTCGATGCCCGCCTGCAAGCAGACGCACTCGAGCGCTTGGTGCCCGAGCTTTCCGGTCAGCTTGACCTTACCGCAAAAGCCTCGGGCACAGCCAAGGCACCGGTGTTTTCATTGCAGGCGCAGGGTACAGAGCTTGCGATAGCTGGCTGGCGCGCGCGCGATTTATCGCTTGCAACACAACTGCAAACCCAAGCCACCGACGCGCCCGGTTGGAGCGACCAGCTACGCGCTTTGGAAATTGCGACTTTTGATGCCCGCGTACAAGGCTTGCACGATGGCACGCGCGAACTGGGTGAACTCGCCTTGCAGCTCTCGGGTACTGCTGCCCGCCATCAAATCAACATGACCGGCCAATGGTTGCCCGACCACATCAGGCTTGAAGCCCTGTCGGTGAATGGCCGCGTTGAATTGCCGGCCAAGGCCACCAACACCGGCGAGCTATTAAGTGGCCTGCGTTGGCAACCCCTACTTGCCAAGCTTGAGGTCAGTGATCTTTGGTTGCGCGAACCCTGGCGCCTGGTTAACCCCAGCCGGGGCGATGTGAGTGCTAGCGCCCTGCAATGGCAGGCTTTGTGTTTGGCGCGCGGGCAGGCCGAGGTTTGCTGGGATGAACTGCGCATGGAAAACTGGAAAAGTTTAAGTGCGCATGGGCGCGTCGCGGGGATATATCTGGATCGCGAGCGCAGCCTGTTTTCGGAATTTTACGATACCGTCCCTTTGGGCTGGCAGCTGCGCGGTGAAGCCGTGGCCGATTGGCAAGTCACTTTGGGTGAGTTGGCCAGCGCTCGCCCACAGGTTGCCTTGGATGTTGCTCTGGCGCTCAAGGGCGCCGGTATGCGCTACCAGGAAGACGGTGAAACCACGCTCGATTTGCCCGTGCAAAGCTTGCGCGTGCGGGCCACGGGCAACCAAGGCCTGCTGGACATTACCGGTGCGGCCAGGCTTGCAGAAGATGAGCCCATAAACCTTTCAGGCCAGCTTGCTGATTGGCTCACGGAAAACCGGGCGCTCACCGGGCGCATTGCAGGGCAGTTGCATCAGCTCACCTATTTGCAGCCATTCATGCCGAGCGTACAGGCGCTCAGTGGCCGGGCTGAAATGGATTTATCGCTCGAGCTGTTACCGGGGCGTGAAGAGCCTGTATACGATGGCCGATTGCTCATTGCCGATGTGGGCATGCTGGTGCCGGCCTCGGGCACAAACCTTAAAGATTGGCGGCTGTTGATGGAAGCGGTCAAGGGTGATTTGCAGGTGTCGGGCGGTGGCCTGGTGGGTGAAGGCCGCGCCACGGTCAACGGCATGATTCGCGCCGACCGCGCCAGTGCCAAGGGCGCCTTCACCGCGCGTTTGGCAATTGAAGGTGAGGGCTTAACCCTTACGGATTTGCCCGATGCACGTTTGCAGGCAAGCCCCGATTTGGTGTTGACCGGCAACGGCCAGCGCTGGCACCTGGCCGGTGATGTGCAGGTAGACGATTCGCTGGTGGTGCTGCGCGATTTGCCAGAGGCGGCCTCTGATGTCTCGCAAGATGCCAAAGTTTACGGTTTGCAGGAACCACAGGCGCCGCGCAACCTGGTGGTATTCACCAGCGATGTAGCCCTGCGCCTGGGTGATGATGTGCGCTTTGAGGGCTTCGGGCTCACCACGCGCGTAGACGGTAATTTACGCTTCACGCGCGATGAACACAGGCTCGATCAATTGCACGGCGTGTTGGGATTGCCTGAAGGGCGTTTTCGCAGTTACGGCCAGAAGCTCGATATTAAAAACGGGCGCATTATTTTTTCCGGTGCGCCCGATAACCCGGCGCTCGATGTGCGGGCGGCGCGAAAAATCAATGATGTGGAAGCCGGTATCTGGCTCACCGGCACCGCGAAATATCCGAAAACCGAACTCTATTCCACGCCGCCCATGAGCGAGGCCGACATACTGGCCTATATGGTGAGCGGCAAACCCATTTCCGAATCGGGCCAGGGCGAAGTGAGCGACATGCAGTCGGCGGCATTGGGGCTTGGCTTAAAGCAAGCCTTGCCACTGCTGCAACGCATTGGCGGCCAATTCGGGTTTTCCGATGTTTCCATTGAAGAGTCGAGCAGCGGCGGCAGCTCTATTGCCGCCGGGCGCCGCTTGAGTGATCGCCTGTACATTAAATATGTGTATGGTTTAGTGGGCGCGGCCGGTAATTTTGTGGTGCAGTATCAGTTGTCTGATCAGGTCACACTGGAAACCTCTTCGGGCGATACCCAGGCCATCGACATCACCTA
- the grxC gene encoding glutaredoxin 3, with protein MSVPVTVYSTTICPYCVRAKQLLSQKGVAYEDINLDRNPELRSDVMRRSGRRTVPQIWVGETHVGGFDELWALDRAGKLDPLLAGN; from the coding sequence ATGAGCGTTCCCGTTACCGTCTACAGCACCACCATTTGCCCCTATTGCGTGCGTGCCAAGCAGTTGTTGAGCCAGAAAGGTGTTGCCTATGAAGACATCAATCTGGATCGCAATCCGGAGCTGCGCAGCGATGTGATGCGCCGCAGTGGCCGCCGCACCGTGCCGCAAATCTGGGTGGGCGAAACCCACGTGGGCGGTTTCGACGAGCTGTGGGCACTCGATCGCGCCGGCAAGCTAGACCCGCTGCTGGCAGGCAATTAA
- a CDS encoding autotransporter assembly complex family protein: MPRITPHGLAITALGVLAVMASAGARAQLLVQGVEGELADNIRAHISLTEEACDAPRWRLVQRRKEVPQQAKVALNAYGYYQPALKASFTETDDCWQLLLDVTPGERVRLRNINVALADRPPALDGELAEMLDHPPLDAGDPLVHQDYDSYKTQLLETARAQGYWRAQFTEAELAIYPHEQAADVKLALVLGPRYYFGDYQFTDVGLTPEFLRRLAGNVQDEPYTSEAVQKIYSRLQGSDYFRRVLLNPHVNTQSDDVTVPVEVDLALQSQTSVSAGVGYSSDQGARVRADYRNRYANPKGHKWRVDGLYSRTFKELGFTYTIPRNDPAREWYEINAGVLSESTVSYDTEAQTTQVRAVEALPYDWVLSSAINLRNETYIIGSEPEETKLLVVPGVGFSWVDAPKDVRQLEGIRFEANLTGSSQYWLSDADFLQVRVKSKIILPFSTRLRLIARAEAATTLKDDITDLPPSVRFFTGGDNSVRGYQYNALGPKNDAGDVVGGSHLVVASAEFDYLFLPNWSVSVFADAGNAFDTVFELKRGVGVGVRWYSPVGPLRFDLARPLDPQDPDDKFRLHLSVGADL; the protein is encoded by the coding sequence ATGCCTAGAATCACTCCACATGGCTTGGCCATCACAGCGCTTGGTGTGCTGGCCGTGATGGCATCGGCGGGCGCGCGCGCGCAGCTGTTGGTGCAAGGCGTTGAGGGTGAACTGGCCGACAACATTCGCGCGCACATAAGCCTCACCGAAGAAGCCTGTGATGCACCCCGCTGGCGGCTAGTCCAGCGCCGCAAGGAAGTCCCCCAGCAGGCCAAGGTGGCGCTCAATGCCTACGGCTATTATCAGCCCGCGCTCAAGGCCAGCTTCACAGAAACAGACGATTGCTGGCAGCTGCTGCTCGATGTGACTCCGGGCGAGCGGGTGAGGCTGCGCAACATTAACGTAGCACTTGCCGACAGGCCCCCGGCACTGGACGGGGAGCTTGCAGAAATGCTCGACCACCCGCCGCTCGATGCGGGCGACCCCCTTGTTCACCAGGACTACGACAGCTACAAAACCCAATTGCTGGAAACCGCCAGAGCGCAGGGCTACTGGCGCGCGCAATTTACCGAGGCCGAGCTTGCCATCTACCCGCACGAGCAAGCGGCCGATGTAAAGCTTGCCCTGGTGCTGGGCCCGCGTTACTACTTTGGCGACTATCAATTTACCGATGTGGGCCTCACACCGGAATTTCTGCGCAGGCTTGCCGGCAATGTGCAAGATGAACCCTACACGAGCGAGGCGGTGCAAAAAATTTACAGCCGCCTGCAAGGCAGCGATTACTTTCGCCGCGTGCTGTTAAACCCTCACGTAAATACCCAAAGTGACGACGTCACCGTACCGGTGGAAGTGGATTTGGCACTGCAAAGCCAAACCAGTGTGAGCGCAGGTGTGGGCTACTCCAGTGATCAGGGCGCGCGGGTGCGTGCCGATTACCGCAATCGCTACGCCAATCCCAAGGGTCACAAGTGGCGGGTAGACGGCCTTTACTCACGCACGTTCAAAGAGCTGGGCTTTACCTACACCATTCCCCGCAACGACCCGGCGCGCGAGTGGTATGAAATCAACGCCGGCGTGCTGTCGGAAAGCACCGTAAGCTACGACACCGAAGCGCAAACAACCCAGGTGCGCGCGGTGGAGGCGCTGCCCTATGATTGGGTGCTGAGTTCTGCCATTAACCTTCGCAACGAAACCTACATCATTGGCAGTGAGCCAGAGGAAACCAAGTTACTGGTTGTGCCGGGTGTTGGCTTTAGCTGGGTAGATGCCCCCAAAGATGTGCGCCAGCTAGAGGGTATAAGGTTTGAGGCAAATTTAACGGGCAGCAGCCAATACTGGTTATCCGACGCCGATTTTTTACAAGTGCGGGTCAAGTCGAAAATTATTCTGCCGTTTTCTACGCGCCTACGCTTGATCGCGCGCGCAGAAGCGGCCACCACGCTCAAAGACGACATCACAGACCTGCCACCCTCGGTGCGCTTTTTTACCGGTGGCGACAACAGTGTGCGCGGCTACCAATACAACGCCCTTGGCCCCAAAAACGATGCAGGCGATGTGGTGGGCGGCAGCCACCTGGTGGTGGCCAGCGCCGAGTTTGATTATCTGTTTTTACCTAATTGGTCGGTGTCGGTATTTGCCGACGCCGGCAATGCCTTTGATACAGTGTTTGAATTAAAGCGCGGCGTGGGGGTGGGCGTGCGTTGGTATTCACCGGTAGGGCCGCTGCGTTTTGACCTGGCCCGGCCACTCGACCCCCAAGACCCGGACGATAAATTCCGTTTGCACTTGTCGGTGGGGGCGGATTTGTAA